From one Triticum aestivum cultivar Chinese Spring chromosome 4B, IWGSC CS RefSeq v2.1, whole genome shotgun sequence genomic stretch:
- the LOC123089551 gene encoding WAT1-related protein At3g30340-like isoform X2 — translation MGSSFKLEWGPAICMVLIELFTTGQMLLTKVVVDAGLFVFALLTYRFFLGAALVVPLALIFEPGRLKELKLKAFIWIFTSALVGFTIPGLYYIGLGDTSPGYAINFYNIIPIATFILAVLFRKESLDMRSLVGNIKVIGTLVCVGGTLVISLYKGKVLHLWPTNIIGYHPKQAGAAFGHHHVRGTVLLITSCLSLAVWYTVQAQMLKVFPYKY, via the exons ATGGGGTCGTCGTTTAAGTTGGAGTGGGGGCCGGCGATCTGCATGGTGCTCATCGAGCTGTTCACCACGGGGCAGATGCTGCTCACCAAGGTGGTGGTCGACGCCGGGCTCTTCGTCTTCGCCCTCCTCACCTACCGCTTCTtcctcggcgccgccctcgtcGTCCCTCTCGCCCTCATCTTTGAGCC AGGGAGGTTGAAGGAGCTTAAATTGAAGGCATTCATATGGATTTTCACCAGTGCACTTGTGGG ATTCACAATTCCTGGTCTCTACTACATTGGCCTCGGAGACACATCGCCAGGATACGCGATAAACTTCTATAACATCATCCCAATTGCCACCTTCATCCTCGCGGTCCTTTTCAG GAAGGAGTCACTGGACATGAGGAGCCTGGTGGGGAACATCAAGGTCATTGGAACCCTAGTCTGTGTTGGAGGAACTCTGGTGATCAGCCTGTACAAGGGCAAGGTGCTGCACCTTTGGCCCACCAATATCATCGGCTACCACCCGAAGCAAGCCGGAGCTGCGTTTGGTCACCACCATGTGCGTGGAACCGTCTTGCTCATCACCAGCTGCCTCAGCCTCGCCGTTTGGTACACAGTACAG GCTCAGATGCTAAAAGTGTTCCCATACAAGTACTGA
- the LOC123089551 gene encoding WAT1-related protein At3g30340-like isoform X1 has product MGGSTNVKEWWPAVFMVLVQIFTTGLVLLTKVVVDSGSLAWTLLTYRFFLGAILTVPLAMFFEKGRLKELKLKAFIWIFTSALVGFTIPGLYYIGLGDTSPGYAINFYNIIPIATFILAVLFRKESLDMRSLVGNIKVIGTLVCVGGTLVISLYKGKVLHLWPTNIIGYHPKQAGAAFGHHHVRGTVLLITSCLSLAVWYTVQAQMLKVFPYKY; this is encoded by the exons ATGGGGGGCTCGACGAACGTGAAGGAATGGTGGCCTGCCGTATTCATGGTGTTGGTCCAGATTTTCACGACAGGGTTGGTGTTGCTCACGAAAGTGGTGGTGGACAGTGGGTCACTTGCTTGGACCTTGCTCACATACCGCTTCTTCCTTGGCGCCATCTTGACCGTCCCCTTGGCGATGTTCTTTGAGAA AGGGAGGTTGAAGGAGCTTAAATTGAAGGCATTCATATGGATTTTCACCAGTGCACTTGTGGG ATTCACAATTCCTGGTCTCTACTACATTGGCCTCGGAGACACATCGCCAGGATACGCGATAAACTTCTATAACATCATCCCAATTGCCACCTTCATCCTCGCGGTCCTTTTCAG GAAGGAGTCACTGGACATGAGGAGCCTGGTGGGGAACATCAAGGTCATTGGAACCCTAGTCTGTGTTGGAGGAACTCTGGTGATCAGCCTGTACAAGGGCAAGGTGCTGCACCTTTGGCCCACCAATATCATCGGCTACCACCCGAAGCAAGCCGGAGCTGCGTTTGGTCACCACCATGTGCGTGGAACCGTCTTGCTCATCACCAGCTGCCTCAGCCTCGCCGTTTGGTACACAGTACAG GCTCAGATGCTAAAAGTGTTCCCATACAAGTACTGA